One window from the genome of Pseudomonas frederiksbergensis encodes:
- a CDS encoding type VI secretion system amidase effector protein Tae4 produces the protein MAKPSFINLWKAYSDLLVAHPDAKPCEGPWANQCAIRMSLTLNAEKTIKVNKSTYTEPKCAHEHARGAESLANWLWKHHLGRPTILGNSAEERRKLMGKTGLIFFKDCFQQSGESAEGRTGDHIDLWNRGLTQTNDLFYRSKAVWFWELA, from the coding sequence ATGGCCAAGCCTTCGTTTATCAATTTGTGGAAAGCGTATTCCGATCTGCTGGTGGCCCACCCCGACGCAAAACCTTGTGAAGGCCCCTGGGCAAACCAATGCGCCATACGCATGAGCCTGACGCTCAATGCGGAGAAGACCATCAAGGTCAACAAATCCACCTACACCGAACCCAAGTGTGCGCATGAACACGCCAGGGGGGCCGAATCGCTGGCCAATTGGTTGTGGAAACATCATCTCGGACGGCCAACCATCCTTGGCAACAGTGCCGAGGAACGCCGCAAATTGATGGGAAAAACCGGACTGATTTTCTTCAAGGACTGCTTCCAGCAATCTGGGGAGTCTGCAGAAGGTCGTACCGGTGACCATATCGATTTATGGAACCGTGGCCTGACCCAGACCAACGATCTTTTCTACAGATCCAAAGCCGTCTGGTTCTGGGAGCTCGCGTAA
- a CDS encoding type VI secretion system tube protein Hcp: protein MAVDIFIKIGDIKGESMDKAHKDEIDVLNWSWGMSQSGNMHVGSGGGAGKVNIQDLSLTKYVDKASPNLMMHCASGKHVDKVKLTVRKAGGESQVEYMIINLQEVLITSLSTGGSGSDDRLTENVTLNFAKVEVEYQPQKADGTKEGGPVKFGWNIRQNVKV from the coding sequence ATGGCTGTTGATATTTTCATCAAGATCGGCGACATCAAGGGCGAGTCCATGGACAAGGCCCACAAGGACGAGATCGACGTCCTGAACTGGAGCTGGGGCATGTCCCAGTCCGGCAACATGCATGTCGGCAGCGGTGGTGGCGCGGGCAAGGTCAACATCCAGGACCTGTCGCTGACCAAGTACGTCGACAAGGCTTCGCCGAACCTGATGATGCACTGCGCCAGCGGCAAGCACGTCGACAAGGTCAAGCTGACCGTGCGCAAGGCCGGCGGTGAAAGCCAGGTCGAGTACATGATCATCAACCTTCAAGAAGTGTTGATCACTTCCCTGAGCACCGGCGGTTCGGGCAGCGATGATCGCCTGACCGAAAACGTCACCCTGAACTTCGCCAAGGTAGAAGTGGAATACCAACCGCAGAAAGCCGACGGCACCAAGGAAGGCGGCCCGGTCAAGTTCGGCTGGAACATCCGTCAGAACGTCAAGGTGTAA
- the tssC gene encoding type VI secretion system contractile sheath large subunit: MNDLVRDNQPQNLGATEETSEFASLLLQEFKPKTERAREAVETAVRTLAEQALAQTDLVSNDAIKSIESIIAAIDAKLTAQVNQVIHHPDFQQLESAWRGLHYLVNNTETDEQLKIRVLNISKPDLHKTLKKFKGTAWDQSPIFKKMYEEEYGQFGGEPYGCLVGDYYFDQSPPDVELLGELSKVCAAMHAPFIAAASPTVMGMGSWQELSNPRDLTKIFTTPEYAGWRSLRESEDSRYIGLTMPRFLARLPYGAKTDPVEAFAFEENTDGADSSKYTWANAAYAMAVNINRSFKHFGWCSRIRGVESGGEVENLPAHTFPTDDGGVDMKCPTEIAISDRREAELAKNGFMPLLHKKNTDFAAFIGAQSLQKPAEYDDPDATANANLAARLPYLFATCRFAHYLKCIVRDKIGSFKEKDEMQRWLQDWILNYVDGDPAHSTETTKAQHPLAAAEVIVEEVEGNPGYYNSKFYLRPHYQLEGLTVSLRLVSKLPSAKGA; this comes from the coding sequence ATGAACGATTTGGTACGCGACAATCAGCCCCAGAACCTGGGCGCCACCGAAGAAACCAGCGAGTTCGCCTCGCTGCTGCTGCAAGAATTCAAACCCAAGACCGAACGCGCCCGCGAAGCCGTCGAGACCGCCGTGCGCACCCTGGCCGAGCAGGCCCTGGCGCAGACCGACCTGGTGTCCAACGACGCCATCAAGTCGATCGAGTCGATCATCGCCGCCATCGACGCCAAGCTCACCGCCCAGGTCAACCAGGTCATCCACCACCCGGACTTCCAGCAGTTGGAAAGCGCCTGGCGTGGCCTGCACTACCTGGTCAACAACACCGAGACCGACGAGCAGCTCAAGATCCGCGTGCTCAACATCTCCAAGCCTGACCTGCACAAGACCCTGAAGAAATTCAAGGGCACCGCGTGGGACCAGAGCCCGATCTTCAAGAAGATGTACGAAGAAGAATACGGCCAGTTCGGCGGCGAGCCTTACGGCTGCCTGGTGGGCGACTACTACTTCGACCAGTCGCCACCGGACGTGGAACTGCTGGGCGAACTGTCGAAAGTCTGCGCCGCGATGCACGCGCCGTTCATTGCCGCGGCTTCGCCGACCGTGATGGGCATGGGCTCCTGGCAGGAACTGTCGAACCCGCGCGACCTGACCAAGATCTTCACCACCCCGGAATACGCCGGCTGGCGTTCGCTGCGTGAATCGGAAGACTCGCGCTACATCGGCCTGACCATGCCGCGCTTCCTGGCGCGCCTGCCGTACGGCGCCAAGACCGACCCGGTGGAAGCCTTCGCCTTCGAAGAGAACACCGACGGCGCCGACAGCTCCAAGTACACCTGGGCCAACGCTGCCTACGCGATGGCGGTGAACATCAACCGTTCCTTCAAACACTTCGGCTGGTGCTCGCGCATCCGTGGCGTGGAGTCGGGCGGCGAAGTGGAAAACCTGCCGGCCCACACCTTCCCGACCGACGACGGCGGCGTGGACATGAAGTGCCCGACCGAGATCGCTATTTCGGACCGCCGTGAAGCGGAACTGGCGAAGAATGGTTTCATGCCGCTGCTGCACAAGAAAAACACCGACTTCGCCGCGTTCATCGGCGCCCAGTCGCTGCAGAAACCGGCCGAATACGACGACCCGGACGCCACCGCCAACGCCAACCTGGCCGCGCGCCTGCCGTACCTGTTCGCCACCTGCCGTTTCGCCCATTACCTGAAGTGCATCGTGCGCGACAAGATCGGCTCCTTCAAAGAGAAGGACGAGATGCAGCGCTGGTTGCAGGACTGGATCCTCAACTACGTCGACGGTGACCCGGCGCACTCCACCGAGACCACCAAGGCCCAGCATCCATTGGCTGCCGCCGAAGTGATCGTCGAAGAAGTCGAAGGCAACCCGGGGTACTACAACTCCAAGTTCTACCTGCGCCCGCACTATCAGCTCGAAGGGCTGACCGTGTCGCTGCGCCTGGTATCGAAACTGCCGTCGGCCAAGGGCGCGTAA
- the tssE gene encoding type VI secretion system baseplate subunit TssE, which yields MVTEIATRDRLQPSLLDRLTDDDPTNPKESADKRVLSLTQLKASVLRDLAWLLNTTSLFDGDATLHTPAGTSVVNFGLPALAGNSASNVDVSALETLIHQAIATFEPRILRHTLRVRARATAEMNHNALSFEIEGDLWAQPVPLRLMLQTDLDLETGHVRVVNADQRRRP from the coding sequence GTGGTAACCGAAATCGCCACCCGCGATCGCCTGCAACCGTCCCTGCTGGACCGGCTGACCGACGACGATCCGACCAACCCCAAGGAAAGCGCCGACAAGCGCGTGCTCTCCCTGACCCAATTGAAAGCCTCGGTGCTGCGTGACTTGGCGTGGCTGCTCAACACCACTTCGTTGTTCGACGGCGATGCCACGCTGCACACCCCGGCGGGCACCTCGGTGGTGAATTTCGGGCTGCCGGCACTGGCCGGCAACAGCGCGTCGAACGTCGATGTCTCGGCCCTGGAAACCTTGATCCACCAGGCCATTGCCACCTTCGAGCCGCGCATCCTGCGCCACACCTTGCGCGTGCGGGCCCGGGCGACGGCCGAAATGAACCACAACGCCCTGAGCTTCGAGATCGAAGGCGACCTCTGGGCCCAGCCGGTGCCGCTGCGCCTGATGCTGCAAACCGACCTGGACCTGGAAACCGGCCACGTGCGCGTGGTCAACGCTGACCAGCGGAGACGCCCATGA
- the tssH gene encoding type VI secretion system ATPase TssH, producing the protein MGEISRAALFGKLNSVAYKAIEAATVFCKLRGNPYVELAHWFHQLLQLQDSDLHRIIRQFNIEPARLARDLTEALDRLPRGSTSITDLSSHVEEAVERGWVYGSLMFGESQVRTGYLVLGILKTPSLRHALLGLSSEFDKVKVEALSERFDEYVGDSPENALTASDGFNAGAVPGEASGAMAPAAMGKQEALKRFTVDLTEQARSGKLDPIVGRDEEIRQLVDILMRRRQNNPILTGEAGVGKTAVVEGFALRIVAGDVPPSLKDVELRSLDVGLLQAGASMKGEFEQRLRQVIEDVQASPKPIILFIDEAHTLVGAGGAAGTGDAANLLKPALARGTLRTVAATTWAEYKKHIEKDPALTRRFQVVQVAEPSEDKALLMMRGVASTMEKHHQVQILDEALEASVKLSHRYIPARQLPDKSVSLLDTACARVAISLHAVPAEVDDSRRRIEALETELQIIAREHAIGVVIGTRQTHSESLLSAERERLAELENRWAEEKTLVDELLETRATLRERVGVVDSEDGSETSHQLREKLVDLQQRLTALQGETPLILPTVDYQAVASVVADWTGIPVGRMARNELETVLNLDQHLKKRIIGQDHALQMIAKRIQTSRAGLDNPSKPIGVFMLAGTSGVGKTETALALAEAMYGGEQNVITINMSEFQEAHTVSTLKGAPPGYIGYGEGGVLTEAVRRKPYSVVLLDEVEKAHPDVHEIFFQVFDKGVMEDGEGRVIDFKNTLILLTTNAGTELIAQVCKDPQNVPEPEEIAKALRQPLLEIFPPALLGRLVTIPYYPLSDEMLKAITRLQLNRIKKRVESTHKVAFDYDDAVIDLIVSRCTETESGGRMIDTILTNSLLPDMSREFLTRMLEGKALAGVRISAVDNELKYDFSDAG; encoded by the coding sequence ATGGGTGAAATCAGTCGCGCCGCGTTGTTCGGCAAACTCAACAGCGTGGCCTACAAAGCCATCGAAGCCGCCACCGTGTTCTGCAAGTTGCGCGGTAACCCATATGTGGAACTGGCCCACTGGTTTCATCAGTTGCTGCAACTGCAGGACTCGGACCTGCACCGCATCATCCGCCAGTTCAACATCGAGCCGGCGCGCCTGGCCCGTGACCTGACCGAGGCACTGGATCGTTTGCCACGGGGTTCGACGTCGATCACCGACCTGTCCTCCCATGTCGAAGAGGCCGTGGAACGCGGCTGGGTCTATGGCAGCCTGATGTTCGGCGAAAGCCAGGTGCGCACCGGTTACCTGGTGCTGGGTATCCTCAAGACGCCAAGCCTGCGCCACGCGCTGCTGGGCCTGTCGTCGGAGTTCGACAAGGTCAAGGTCGAAGCCCTGAGCGAGCGCTTTGACGAATACGTCGGCGACTCGCCGGAAAACGCCCTGACCGCCAGTGACGGTTTCAATGCCGGTGCGGTGCCGGGCGAAGCCAGCGGCGCCATGGCCCCAGCCGCCATGGGCAAGCAGGAAGCCCTCAAGCGCTTCACCGTCGACCTCACCGAGCAGGCCCGCAGCGGCAAGCTCGACCCCATCGTCGGCCGTGACGAAGAGATCCGCCAACTGGTGGACATCCTCATGCGCCGCCGGCAGAACAACCCGATCCTCACCGGCGAAGCCGGCGTGGGCAAGACCGCCGTGGTCGAGGGCTTTGCCCTGCGCATCGTCGCCGGTGACGTGCCGCCGTCCCTCAAGGACGTGGAACTGCGCAGCCTCGACGTGGGCCTGTTGCAGGCCGGTGCGAGCATGAAAGGCGAATTCGAACAACGCCTGCGCCAGGTCATCGAAGACGTCCAGGCCTCGCCCAAGCCGATCATCCTGTTCATCGACGAAGCCCACACTCTGGTGGGTGCCGGTGGCGCCGCCGGCACGGGCGACGCCGCCAACCTGCTCAAGCCGGCGCTGGCTCGCGGCACCTTGCGCACCGTGGCCGCCACGACCTGGGCCGAGTACAAGAAGCACATCGAAAAAGACCCGGCCCTGACCCGTCGCTTCCAAGTGGTGCAAGTGGCCGAGCCGTCGGAAGACAAGGCCCTGCTGATGATGCGCGGCGTGGCCTCGACCATGGAAAAACACCACCAGGTGCAGATCCTCGACGAAGCCCTGGAAGCCTCGGTCAAGCTGTCCCACCGCTACATTCCCGCGCGCCAGTTGCCGGACAAATCCGTGAGCCTGCTGGACACCGCCTGCGCCCGTGTCGCCATCAGCCTGCACGCCGTGCCGGCCGAAGTGGACGACAGCCGTCGGCGCATCGAAGCGCTGGAGACCGAACTGCAAATCATCGCCCGTGAGCACGCGATTGGCGTGGTCATCGGCACTCGCCAGACCCACAGCGAAAGCCTGCTGAGCGCTGAGCGCGAACGCCTGGCCGAACTGGAAAACCGCTGGGCCGAAGAAAAAACCCTGGTTGACGAATTGCTGGAAACCCGCGCCACCCTGCGCGAACGCGTCGGCGTGGTGGACAGCGAGGACGGCAGCGAAACCAGTCACCAACTGCGCGAGAAACTGGTGGACCTGCAACAGCGCCTGACCGCCCTGCAAGGTGAAACCCCGCTGATCCTGCCGACCGTGGATTATCAGGCCGTGGCCTCGGTGGTCGCCGACTGGACCGGTATCCCGGTGGGGCGCATGGCCCGCAACGAACTGGAAACCGTGCTCAACCTCGACCAGCATCTGAAAAAACGCATCATCGGCCAGGACCATGCCTTGCAGATGATCGCCAAGCGCATCCAGACCTCCCGCGCCGGCCTCGACAACCCGAGCAAGCCGATTGGCGTGTTCATGCTCGCCGGCACCTCCGGCGTGGGCAAGACCGAAACCGCCCTGGCCCTGGCCGAAGCCATGTACGGCGGCGAGCAGAACGTCATCACCATCAACATGAGCGAGTTCCAGGAAGCCCACACGGTGTCCACACTCAAGGGCGCGCCACCGGGCTACATCGGCTACGGCGAAGGCGGTGTGCTGACCGAAGCCGTGCGACGCAAACCATACAGCGTGGTGCTGCTGGACGAGGTGGAAAAAGCCCACCCGGACGTGCATGAAATCTTCTTCCAGGTCTTCGACAAAGGCGTGATGGAGGACGGCGAAGGCCGGGTGATCGACTTCAAGAACACCTTGATCCTGCTGACCACCAACGCCGGCACCGAGTTGATCGCCCAGGTCTGCAAAGACCCGCAGAACGTGCCCGAGCCGGAAGAAATCGCCAAGGCGTTGCGCCAACCGCTGCTGGAAATTTTCCCGCCGGCCTTGCTCGGCCGCCTGGTGACGATCCCGTACTACCCGCTCAGCGACGAGATGCTCAAGGCCATCACCCGCCTGCAACTCAACCGCATCAAGAAGCGCGTGGAGAGCACCCACAAAGTGGCCTTCGACTACGACGACGCGGTGATCGATTTGATCGTCTCGCGTTGCACCGAAACCGAAAGCGGCGGGCGCATGATCGACACCATCCTGACCAACAGCCTGTTGCCGGACATGAGCCGCGAGTTCCTGACTCGCATGCTCGAAGGCAAGGCCCTGGCCGGTGTGCGGATCAGTGCCGTGGACAACGAACTGAAGTACGATTTCAGCGACGCAGGCTGA
- the tssI gene encoding type VI secretion system Vgr family protein: MLFNQASRLAKITSPLGPEVLLLKDMGGGEELGRLFNYELQLHSLDNAIDLNQILGKPMCVSVQLDGGGERHFHGIVARFSQNVDQGQFASYQATLRPWLWLLTRTSDCRIFQNLTIPQIIKQVFRDLGFSDFEDALSRPYREWEYCVQYRETSFDFVSRLMEQEGIYYFFRHEQGRHVLVLADAYGAHTTAPGYGSVPYYPKNEQQRERDHIHDWHLAQEVQPGSLELNDYDFQRPSARIDVRSAMPRPHTAGDYPLFDYPGTYVQSEDGEHYARTRIEALQTLHEQVELAGNARGLGSGHLFSLTGFTRQDQNREYLIVGARYYLSQESGESGVGAPSAQFESSLTCIDAQQSFRPMAITHRPIVKGPQTALVVGPKGEEIWTDQFGRVKVHFYWDRHDQSNENSSCWIRVSQSWAGKNWGSMQIPRIGQEVIVSFLEGDPDRPIITGRVYNAEQTVPYDLPENATQSGMKSRSSKGGTPANFNEIRMEDKKGAEQLYIHAERNQDIVVEVDESHSVGHDRNKSIGHNETVTIGNNRLRIVKQEDILSVGQRKTDSISQSYVIEVGENLRLVCGESILELNASGQINLTGVQISFYASGDAEFNTGGVLHLNNGGGPGATPDGQGVKASIDANISAAFPKG, translated from the coding sequence ATGCTATTCAACCAAGCCTCACGCCTGGCCAAGATCACCAGCCCACTGGGTCCCGAGGTGCTATTGCTCAAGGACATGGGCGGCGGCGAAGAGTTGGGGCGGCTGTTCAACTATGAATTGCAGCTGCACTCGCTGGACAACGCCATTGACCTCAACCAGATACTCGGCAAGCCGATGTGCGTGAGCGTTCAGCTGGACGGCGGTGGCGAGCGACATTTCCATGGCATCGTGGCGCGCTTCAGCCAGAACGTTGACCAGGGCCAGTTCGCCAGTTACCAAGCCACGCTGCGGCCCTGGCTGTGGCTGCTGACGCGCACCTCTGATTGCCGGATTTTCCAGAACCTGACCATCCCGCAGATCATCAAGCAGGTGTTCCGCGACCTGGGTTTTTCCGATTTCGAAGATGCTCTCAGCCGCCCGTATCGCGAGTGGGAATACTGCGTCCAGTATCGCGAGACCAGTTTCGATTTCGTCAGCCGCTTGATGGAGCAGGAAGGCATCTATTACTTCTTCCGTCACGAACAGGGTCGCCATGTGCTGGTGCTGGCCGACGCCTATGGCGCCCACACCACCGCGCCCGGCTACGGATCGGTGCCTTATTACCCGAAGAACGAGCAGCAGCGCGAACGGGACCACATCCACGACTGGCACCTGGCGCAGGAAGTCCAGCCGGGTTCGCTGGAACTTAACGACTATGATTTCCAACGCCCCAGCGCGCGCATCGACGTGCGCTCGGCCATGCCCCGCCCACACACGGCGGGTGACTATCCGCTGTTCGACTACCCTGGCACCTACGTGCAAAGCGAAGACGGCGAACACTACGCCCGCACCCGCATCGAAGCCTTGCAGACCCTGCATGAACAAGTCGAGCTGGCAGGCAACGCCCGGGGCCTGGGTTCGGGGCATCTGTTCAGCCTCACCGGCTTCACGCGCCAGGACCAGAACCGCGAATACCTGATTGTCGGCGCGCGCTATTACCTGTCCCAGGAAAGCGGCGAGAGCGGCGTCGGCGCGCCTTCGGCGCAATTCGAAAGCAGCCTGACCTGCATCGACGCCCAGCAGAGCTTTCGTCCGATGGCGATCACCCACCGGCCTATCGTCAAAGGTCCACAGACGGCGTTGGTGGTGGGTCCTAAAGGCGAGGAAATCTGGACCGACCAGTTCGGCCGGGTAAAGGTGCATTTCTATTGGGACCGTCACGACCAATCCAACGAAAACAGTTCGTGCTGGATTCGGGTGTCGCAATCCTGGGCCGGCAAGAATTGGGGCTCGATGCAGATCCCGCGCATCGGCCAGGAAGTGATTGTCAGCTTCCTTGAAGGTGATCCCGATAGGCCGATCATCACCGGTCGCGTGTACAACGCCGAACAGACCGTGCCCTACGATTTGCCCGAGAACGCTACCCAGAGCGGCATGAAAAGCCGTTCAAGCAAGGGCGGCACGCCGGCGAACTTCAACGAAATCCGCATGGAAGACAAAAAGGGCGCCGAGCAGTTATACATCCATGCCGAGCGCAACCAGGACATCGTGGTCGAGGTGGACGAGAGCCATTCGGTGGGCCATGACCGCAACAAAAGCATCGGCCACAACGAAACCGTGACCATCGGCAACAACCGCCTGCGCATTGTCAAGCAGGAAGACATCCTCTCGGTGGGCCAGCGCAAGACCGACAGCATCAGCCAGAGCTACGTCATCGAAGTGGGCGAGAACCTGCGTCTTGTATGCGGCGAGAGCATCCTGGAGCTCAACGCCAGCGGCCAGATCAACCTGACCGGCGTGCAGATCAGCTTCTATGCCAGCGGCGACGCCGAGTTCAACACCGGCGGCGTGCTGCACCTGAACAATGGCGGCGGCCCCGGTGCCACGCCGGACGGCCAGGGCGTCAAGGCCAGTATCGACGCCAACATCAGCGCCGCGTTCCCCAAGGGCTAA
- the tssG gene encoding type VI secretion system baseplate subunit TssG, protein MESQARTSSDPVSTLEAMHQEPWEYDFFQALRRIECETPELPRLGHSLRLADDPLRLGQQAECTFAPATLASVQPGVDGAPARMEQFFFGLGGPNGPMPLHITEYVRERQRNNGDSTSKRFLDVFHHRLLSLFYRAWAEARPTVSHDRPDDDYWSARLAALSGRGMPSLLNQGLIPDTAKLHYSGHLSAQTRYPDGLKAILSEYFGLPVEIEEYVGQWLELPERSRVGVSANQLGVDFCLGRFVWDRQHKFRIRLGPLKLVDYMSMLPGSQPFNELVAWVAEYLGHELDWDLNLVLEQPEVPALQLNGRFRLGFNTWLGRPEADANDLILARHYAEQANTSQTSRSHEHG, encoded by the coding sequence ATGGAAAGCCAAGCCCGGACGTCGTCCGACCCTGTGAGTACCCTGGAAGCGATGCACCAGGAACCCTGGGAATACGACTTCTTCCAGGCGTTGCGGCGCATCGAATGCGAAACACCCGAGCTGCCGCGCCTGGGCCATTCCCTGCGCCTGGCCGATGACCCGTTGCGCCTTGGACAACAGGCCGAGTGCACCTTCGCCCCCGCCACCCTCGCCTCGGTGCAACCGGGTGTCGATGGCGCGCCGGCGCGCATGGAACAGTTCTTCTTCGGCCTCGGCGGCCCCAACGGCCCGATGCCGCTGCACATCACCGAATACGTGCGCGAACGTCAGCGCAACAATGGCGACAGCACCAGCAAGCGCTTCCTCGATGTGTTCCACCATCGTCTGCTCAGCCTGTTCTACCGGGCCTGGGCCGAAGCGCGGCCGACCGTCAGCCACGACCGCCCGGACGATGATTATTGGTCCGCACGCCTGGCGGCCCTCAGCGGCCGGGGCATGCCGAGCTTGCTCAACCAAGGGCTGATCCCCGACACGGCGAAGCTGCACTACAGCGGCCACCTCTCGGCGCAAACCCGCTACCCGGACGGCTTGAAGGCGATCCTCAGCGAGTATTTCGGCCTGCCGGTGGAGATCGAAGAGTACGTCGGCCAATGGCTGGAACTGCCGGAGCGCAGCCGCGTCGGTGTCAGTGCCAACCAGCTGGGCGTGGACTTCTGCCTGGGTCGCTTCGTGTGGGATCGCCAGCACAAATTCCGCATTCGCCTGGGACCGCTCAAGCTCGTCGACTACATGAGCATGCTGCCCGGCAGCCAACCGTTCAATGAGCTGGTGGCCTGGGTCGCCGAATACCTGGGCCACGAGCTGGACTGGGACCTGAACCTGGTCCTGGAACAGCCCGAAGTGCCCGCACTACAACTCAATGGCCGTTTCCGCCTGGGCTTCAACACCTGGCTGGGACGTCCTGAAGCAGATGCCAACGATTTAATACTGGCCAGGCATTACGCCGAACAGGCCAACACCTCACAGACCTCAAGGAGCCATGAGCATGGGTGA
- the tssF gene encoding type VI secretion system baseplate subunit TssF translates to MNPRLLELYNQELHHVRESAAEFAKEYPKIASRLTLAGMDCADPYVERLLEGFAYLTARVQLKLDAEYPTFTHNLLEIAYPHYLAPTPSMTVVQMQADPDEGSLSSGFPLPRDTVLRAALGRESQTCCEYRTAHPVTLWPLQVSQAEYFGNPSAVLGRLAASEPKAKAGLRLTLRTGAELPFNSLALDNLPLYLSGADEQPFRLYEQLLGNACAVFARQPGGNWVERLPQDALRSQGFDDAEAALPVVSRAFQGYRLLQEYFALPHRFLFVDFTQLSRAVKRCDGQELELIVLFDRHDPSLEGSVGASQFLPFCTPAINLFPKRLDRIHLSDRVNEHHVIADRTRPMDFEVHSLTGLTGHGTGPEQPFLPFYAVRDPSRYGRDKAYYTVRREPRVLSSDQRRNGPRSTYVGSETFVSLVDSQQAPYRHDLRQLGVTALCTNRDLPLFMSVGNGKTDFTLADSAPVGAVRCVAGPSRPRASHAHDAKAWRLISQLSLNYLSLSEQGQGAAALRELLRLYGDSNDAALQLQIEGLREVSSKPCTRRLPMPGPIVFGRGLEITLEFDENAFRGTGVFLLGAVFERFLARYVSINSFTETVIRTTERGEIMRWKAKPGRRPTL, encoded by the coding sequence ATGAACCCGCGCCTGCTGGAGCTGTACAACCAGGAACTGCACCACGTGCGCGAAAGCGCGGCGGAGTTCGCCAAGGAATATCCGAAGATCGCCAGTCGGCTGACCTTGGCCGGCATGGACTGCGCCGACCCGTATGTCGAGCGCCTGCTCGAAGGCTTCGCCTACTTGACGGCGCGGGTGCAACTCAAGCTCGACGCCGAATACCCGACCTTCACCCACAACCTGTTGGAAATCGCCTACCCGCATTACCTGGCGCCGACGCCGTCGATGACGGTGGTGCAGATGCAGGCCGACCCGGACGAAGGCTCCCTGAGCAGTGGTTTCCCGCTGCCGCGCGATACCGTCCTGCGCGCCGCCCTGGGTCGCGAATCCCAGACCTGCTGCGAGTACCGCACCGCCCACCCGGTGACGTTGTGGCCGTTGCAGGTCAGCCAGGCCGAATATTTCGGCAACCCGTCCGCTGTGCTCGGGCGCCTGGCCGCCAGCGAACCGAAAGCCAAGGCCGGCCTGCGCCTGACCCTGCGCACCGGCGCCGAACTGCCGTTCAACAGCCTGGCGCTGGACAATCTGCCGTTGTACCTCAGCGGTGCCGACGAGCAACCCTTCCGTCTTTACGAGCAACTGCTGGGCAACGCCTGCGCGGTGTTTGCTCGCCAGCCCGGCGGCAATTGGGTTGAACGGCTGCCTCAGGATGCGTTGCGCTCCCAGGGTTTCGATGATGCCGAGGCCGCGCTGCCAGTGGTGTCGCGGGCCTTCCAAGGCTATCGCCTGTTGCAGGAATACTTCGCCCTGCCCCACCGTTTCCTGTTTGTCGACTTCACCCAGTTGAGTCGCGCAGTCAAGCGCTGCGATGGCCAGGAACTGGAGTTGATCGTGCTGTTCGACCGCCACGATCCGAGCCTGGAAGGCAGCGTCGGCGCCTCGCAGTTCCTGCCGTTCTGCACCCCGGCGATCAACTTGTTCCCCAAGCGCCTGGACCGCATTCATTTGTCGGACCGGGTCAACGAACACCACGTGATTGCCGACCGCACCCGGCCGATGGATTTCGAAGTGCATTCGCTGACGGGGCTGACCGGCCACGGCACCGGGCCGGAGCAACCGTTCCTGCCGTTCTATGCGGTGCGCGATCCGTCCCGCTATGGCCGCGACAAAGCCTATTACACCGTACGGCGCGAACCGCGGGTGCTGTCCAGCGACCAGCGTCGCAACGGCCCGCGCTCGACCTATGTCGGCAGCGAGACCTTCGTCAGCCTGGTAGACAGCCAACAAGCGCCCTACCGCCACGACTTGCGCCAACTGGGCGTGACCGCGCTGTGCACCAACCGCGACCTGCCGCTGTTCATGAGCGTCGGCAACGGCAAGACCGACTTCACCCTCGCCGACAGCGCGCCGGTGGGTGCGGTGCGCTGCGTGGCCGGGCCAAGTCGCCCGCGGGCCAGCCACGCCCACGACGCCAAGGCCTGGCGATTGATCAGCCAGTTGTCGCTGAACTACCTGTCGTTGAGCGAACAAGGCCAAGGCGCCGCCGCCCTGCGTGAACTGCTGCGCCTGTACGGCGACAGCAACGACGCGGCGCTGCAATTGCAGATCGAAGGCCTGCGCGAGGTCAGCAGCAAGCCCTGTACCCGGCGCCTGCCGATGCCCGGCCCGATCGTCTTTGGACGTGGCCTGGAAATTACCTTGGAATTCGATGAAAACGCGTTTCGCGGCACCGGGGTGTTCCTGCTCGGCGCGGTGTTCGAGCGCTTCCTGGCACGCTACGTGTCGATCAACAGTTTTACCGAGACGGTGATCCGTACCACCGAACGCGGCGAGATCATGCGATGGAAAGCCAAGCCCGGACGTCGTCCGACCCTGTGA